From Arachis hypogaea cultivar Tifrunner chromosome 3, arahy.Tifrunner.gnm2.J5K5, whole genome shotgun sequence:
AactcaaatcaatcttttttatttttagttttaaaatttaaaaaattgatagtgagaagttattattttttattaatagacCTATTTTTCAACTAATTAACAATATCTTAGTTGGTTCCTTGGCAGAACACACATATGTAAGTtttttttctcttacttttagttttattttatatgaatttcttctttatatatataatataatgaagatataattctaaatattttaacGGAATAAATTCCAGTTTGAATGGATAAAAAGAGGTGCAAATTATATGTTTGATACATTAGTACAAGAAACTTTTCAGCAATGTGTGTTGTTAGCAATAATGCATCATGCACTTTTTAATATTTGGTTATTAAAATCCACCTGATCTAATCAGTAAATTAAACACAGGAAAAGCATTTTAAAGAGAGATTTGAATCATTAGACTATCTGAAAAAAAAACTAGCCAATTCCAGTTTGGATTAAACCAAATTGGCTCATGTTGAATTATGTTATTTTCTTCCTAGttcctatttttctttgttagtttgAGTTATCTACACAAACTAATCAAATTTAGCACATTTTATCCAAATAATCAGTGACGAGGGTGTCAAGATGAAACCTAACAACAAAACATGAGACACTTGAATGACACAGGGCAAGTAGAATCCTGCAAAATGTTGAGAGAAGGCTACATTTGATTTAGGAAACAATTAGGTGAACACTCAATAGTAAAAagttaattacaaaaattaaatattcttttttattttattttattattatttttggtaatGTGAGGGTAATGGTGATACTGATATTGTGATACAAAGCGGATCTGAGAAGCGTGAACAGAACGTAGTAGCTGTAATGTAAATCTAAATCTCGTTTTACTTTGATGATGTTACAGACCTCCACGCTTCATGTCATTATCAATGTCCGCGAGGCACAAACAAAAATTCTTAgtcactcttcttcttcttcttctgttgtAATAAGCTCTGCCACAATCACAAAGCCACAGGTGAATTTTGAGACATACCCAACATTGGTGGATCCAAAATGAGCTTGGATCTGCTGAGAAGTTCCCTTGCATTGAAGATCATCGGCTCTCTCTTCATCGCCGTCACATTCTTCTACTTGGGAATGCACTGGTCCGATGGCTACCAACAACTCGTCTTCTTTTCAGACCCTAACCCCAACCGCCTTGTTTCCACATCCCCCAATTTCGACAAACAATTCAACGTCTCCGCCCTCATCAACGATTTCCAACCACCGCCGGAAGTAGCCCTAGAATCGCCCCAGCCGGAGGTCAAGAAATTCGGGATCGTGAGCGAGAATGGGACCATGTCGGAGGATTTCGAGGTGGGGAATGAGTGGGTGAACGAGACGGAGGTTGCCTCTACGGAGGACGACGGCggcggcggtggtggtggtggtggttcttcTACGAGATTCGTGATCAAGAGGTTTGGTCTGTGCCCGCGGAACATGAGCGAGTATATACCGTGTTTGGATAATGAGGAAGCGATTAAGAAGCTTCCTTCCACTGAGAAAGGAGAGAGGTTCCAGCGCTATTGCCCCGAAAAAGGTCGTGGCTTGAATTGCTTGGTTCCTGCACCCAAAGGGTACCGTACCCCAATTCCATGGCCCCAAAGCCGAGACGAGGTTCCTTGCTattctgttttaatttctcaaGAAATGAATGCTTAAAAATAAGTtctctttattgtttttagtcGAGTTAAGATTGAAggatttctttttctattttcaatgGTATATCTTGAAATGTGTTATTAAGTTTGTGTAAATAcgttgttattgttattactgATTCATGGAtaggtttttgttttttctttctctttctgacTGGTGTAGGTATGGTTCAATAATGTTCCTCACAATCGTCTTGTAGAAGATAAAGGTGGCCAAAACTGGATTTCCAGAGACAAAGATAAGTTCAAATTTCCAGGAGGTGGTACGCAATTTATCCATGGGGCAAATGAATACCTGGACCACATTGCTAAGGTTTTTCTATGTGTATATAATTTGGTTTCGCCAATTCTTCTTTTTAGACAGTATAGGTAACTCGATGCTGAACATCAGGATTTTTTCTGTTTCGTTAGATGATCCCTGAAATTACTTTTGGTCGGCATATACGGGTTGTTCTTGATGTTGGCTGTGGTGTAGCTAGCTTTGGCGCATATTTACTGTCACGGAATGTCCTCACCATGTCTGTAGCTCCCAAAGATGTTCATGAGAATCAGATCCAATTTGCTCTTGAGCGTGGTGTGCCAGCAATGGCATCGGTATTTGCTACTAGACGGTTATTATATCCAAGTCAAGCTTTTGACTTGATACATTGTTCACGCTGTAGAATTAACTGGACAAGGGATGGTATGGTTTTCCTCTCTTTTACAATGTGCAATAGTTCTTGGTAATAATGAGAAGCAAAATATTATGAACAGGAGCATATATAACAGCTAATCAACCAGTTGAGTGCATGTTGATATGCTAGTTTTCTTGCTTATGATAGCAAATGCCTTTATTTATGTTATGAGCCTTAACACTTCATTTTACTTTGTGTTGAAGATGGGATATTGCTAGCTGAAGTTGATAGGATGCTAAGAGGAGGAGGATACTTTGTCTGGGCTGCCCAGCCAGTTTATAAACATGAGGAAGCTTTAGAAGAACAATGGGAAGGTATAGTTACACATTTAGATTGAACAGAGTTGTACAGTAAATAACTTACTAGGATTTGCTTAAgtctttctttattattaagaaTGCTGTCTGTGCCTATCATGTGTGTAACTTGGGTTTTTGTTATCTCCAGAGATGCTTGATCTTACTACTCGACTCTGctggaattttttgaaaaaagatgggTACATTGCAGTATGGCAGAAACCTTCTAACAATAGCTGCTATCTAAACCGCGAGGAAGGGACTAAACCTCCACTGTGTGACCCACGTGACGACCCAGACAATGTTTGGTATTGTGTTGAAGCCATCTTGATCTTCGTTATGATTATATGTTTGTTAGAGCTCTGCGAGATAGAATCAGAGAGTAGAAAATAAATGCAATTTGCCAATATGTAGGCTAAAACACCCCAAACTTGAGAGTGTGAATGAGACCCACACCATAATTGCACTCAAAGTGTTGACGTAGAACAACTTTTGATTGTTTAGATAGCGTTACAGTGTTATTTGGACAACTAAAAGTTGTTGATATTAGAGCAATTATGGTGTGTGTCACACTCATCTTCTCacaactttaatttttcttgctttcCAGAAATTACAAACTTTTTGGCCGTTTCCAACTTTTCAAATGCAAGTTGCAAACTATTTGCATGAATTACCAACTAAAAGTTGGTTGGTGTAGACAGCTTTCAATGGTTGTCCAAATAACATTTTTGGTTCTTAATGACTCATTATTGGTAATTTCATTACTTAATTTATGTAGGTATGTTAATCTAAAAGCATGCATCTCTCGGTTACCTGAGAATGGCTATGGAACAAATGTTACAGAATGGCCTGCTCGTTTGCAAACTCCGCCTGATAGGCTTCAAAGCATAAAATTTGATGCCTTCACATCCAGAGCAGAGCTTTTTAAGGCAGAATCGAAATATTGGAATGAGATAATAGGACAATATGTTGATACTTTACGCTGGAAAGAGATGAGAATGAGAAATGTTATGGACATGCGAGCTGGATTTGGAGGGTAATTTTTCTatcgttttattttctttttataaatagACATTTAGTTATTCCTAATTGCTCTAGTATTTGGTAGttcctaatttttattttctatatatttgaGTGCTTTCTCAGGTTTGCAGCAGCATTGATTAGTCGGAAATTTGACTGCTGGGTTATGAATGTTGTTCCTGTTAGTAGCACAAATACCTTGCCAGTTATCTACGACCGTGGATTGATGGGAGTTATGCATGACTGGTATTCAACAAAAAACTTACTTaagatatattaaatacaaaTGTTCACCTTGTGATACTGAGGTTTCCCAATTCCATGTACTGAAAAAGCCTCTATATCAATTCCCCCAATTACTTTTGCGATCTTAGTGTTTTGTAATATTCtgcaatttttataatttaggtGTGAAGCATTTGACACCTACCCAAGAACCTATGATTTTCTGCATGCTGCCAACCTTCTTTCTGCAGAGCGCAAAAGgtacctttttcttttcttgtcaaGCTTGTATCTTTCCTCCTGGCTTATAATCGTTACACTATTTCTGTTAATAATGAGAAAAATGAGAATTGTGGTTTGGATATCCAATCCGATATTCATCTTTCGTAATCGTAGCTTAGGAAATAACTATTTTATGATCGCTCTGCTCGACTGCAAAGTCCAGTATTGATAATGTCTATTCCTTCCTATGTGTTGGATTTCTCTCTTATCAGATGCAATATGTCATCTATTATGCTTGAGATGGACCGAATACTAAGACCGGGAGGACAGGTATACATCCGCGATTCTATTGCCATCATGGATGAAATTCAAGACATTGCCAAGGCAATGGGGTGGCAAGTCACATTGAGGGATACATCTGAGGGGCCTCATGCTAGTTATAGAGTATTGGTGTGTGACAAGCACCTACTACATGCTTGAAACAAAATGGGAGGGTATGCATAAACATGAAATGGAACACATGTTTTGCTTTGATCCTACAAATAGCGGAAGTGAAGTCATACAACATGAAATCCTGTTTGTCATTTCAGAAATATAGGAAGATTTTAAGTGCCAAGTATCACTCACTTGTTACTTAAAGAGTTCAGAAAGTGATGAGTGTTGGAAGCATTTTTTGGTTGATACTAGGCATGAGATGCGCGATCCCGAAAAGCTGGGTAAGTCAAGTGCATCATCTAACTTAGATGTAACATCCAATTTATTTGTATATTACAAAGCTATTCCACATATATTCATTGTTGATTATTCCAAATAGAACAAATCCTCTATGTACGATTTTGATACATTTTCCCATTGATTTATGAGTAGTTTCCAAATAAGGTATACATTTTCTTGTTGGTTGAAGAAATCGTGCTCTAAGTCTAACAAACTAGTTAGGGACACTCTAGTCTCTAGTGTACAGATTAAAGTGGTATAGAGAATTTAAATTCcttttatagatattttttattattttattattattcaaaatatgGATTTTACCTTTATCCATCTCTCTCTCATCCTATTAAAGGAAAAATCTGTAAACTTAAGGAAAAATCTGTAAACTTACATCTTTACCATATAATTCACCAACTAGTTAACTTATGTTCCATATTGTGACAGCTCAGAAATATGGTTAGTTAACTTAACCATAGCTCACAACTTGCTATTACTATCAACTTCTATCAGATAACATTGATATTGTATCTGATTCACAAAATAAATCAGGAGTCataatatttgtaaaaaaaaaatattttactgaaaataataaaaaatattaataatatcaataatccaaCGATTATCTCCCACTCtcctatttttttctgttttatttatcatCCATCACTCTCCCATTctttgatattattaatattttttattattttcaaaaaaaaatattttttttacaaatactgtaaacgagataaactATATCTTGTTTACACTTTAAACGAGATATACATGTATCTCGATACATACAAAATTATCTcctttacaatgtaaacgagataacagaaaaatatttatttcgataattgttttttaaaatatttatttcaataattattataatttatttatttattaaaataaaaaatccagtaTTGACACGCTAGTACAATATAAATTGCATTCAATTTTATGTGCATTCAATTTCATGTTTACAGAAACCCTTTTTTGTTGAGACAGAAACTTTTTACATAAAATGTTTGATCTTTAGAATAAACTTGGTCTTATAGAAAaagaattatatttaaaatatatttaataataaaaagatatcACATAATTAAGATTGAcaataaatagaatagaatagagTTTGAGAATTTTTCAATCCTAATTCTGTCTGCATTCTAAAGTTTTAAACTCTATCCTATTTGATTCTATccatagaaaaataaattttttttaagtaagtataaaattcaatcatttcaaatttcatacatattaataaaataaaaagctaagattaaattaaagttaaaaataataaaatcttaaaaaaaattaacataaaattataaataacatgATAATCAACTTCTTAATAAACTTAAAATAACACAAACAAAGATAAATATCTTGTCacacttattataaaaaataaatatactaaattaataatttaaataattaattctaaaCTTTTATAAAAAAGAAGTTGTGAGTTTAACAAGGCACTTCTTTTACTATACacatcatttatatatatatatatatatatatatagccgcATCTTATCCTATTCGAAGAAAATGTGCTGGATGGAATACCCGTAAATAAAGTATATATTACCAGCTATAAAGATGTCACAACTCCGGACAAAACAAAAATgacataataataagaaaaagtcTTTGGTAGCCAAGGTTATAATGGCTAAGAATTGCTAAGATTTGACTAACCTATAAACACATGATATGTGGAGAGTAACATGCAATTTCTTAGTGGGTTTGATCATCTTATATACTAGGAATTAAGTAAAGTAAAAAATGAGTTTACCAAAATTATGGTATATTGTGTGGGTCTTTTATGTGAAAAAAAATTCTATTAGTATTTTTTGAGTGGACAACACTAAAATCTAAAAATTCATTACAATGTTGGGTCAATAaaaatttcttaattattaatctattatttattatttattatatattttttattttacaattaaaatgtgtcacatgccactctctcattgcaattaaaattcaatgtttttctccaaaattaaagtgttatctcctcctttctttttctttctttgtctcTTTCATTTCTTCACCCACTCTAtttctcttatatatcattattaatgaCTAGTaataaatttgacaatcaaatgTGCAAGTCACATTCTCTAATTAttaatctattatttattatttattatatatttttaattttacaattaaaacgtGTCACATACCACTCTCTCATtgcaattaaaattcaatatttttctctaaaattagagTGTTATCTCctcctctctttttctttctctatctctttcaTTTCTTCACTCACTCTATttctcttatatattattattaattactagtaataaatttgacaatcaaatgTGCAAGTCACATtctctaattaaaattaaaattaaaatattaaaattaaagcataactatATTACGGCCCAGTTTGGATAACCAACTTAATTAAGAGCCCGTTTGGGAAGTGCCAAAAGCtactttttttacttttgaattatgaaaagttACGATAAGCGTGTTTGGCACCATTTTAAAGAAGAGCTTTTGACTTCCCGAAAAGTTAATTTACAACTTTTGGAAGAAGTAGAAATAGATGACTCATCTCCTTCTCCATAAGTCATTTTATCACTTccgtgaaaaaaaattgatttcaaaacaaaaaaatctactttcattcttgattctgtaaaaaaatatttcatgtttctgcTGAAAATATTGGccctccaccaccattttcatACAAGGTTCCATCTTCTAGAAGCACTGGCCTTCCACCATCATCTTTACGCAATGTTCCATCTACTGGAAGTTGGccctccaccaccattttcacgTAATGATTCATCTGTTGGAAGTATTGACCCTTCACCACCATCTTCTATTCAATCTGAACCAGCATATATTCctttcaggtatttttttttatcattttatcattctattttattattaaatttgtattgaatattgtgtatgctatgaaatctcaattttaattttatttttttatatgtgattttaattttatttttttatatgtgattttatttttatacaacttgctattatttttataattagttttataattttcttttttttttgtgttctttCCCAACAAATTCATGAAAGTGGCTAGTCCGGAAGAAAATTTAAAGCTGATTGGAATGAACGAAATTATgttatattcataaaaatatgTAAAGAAAAGATGGTGGCTGGAAATAGACTTGGAACACATTTTAACAAAGTTAGTTGggcaaatttaaaaacaaaattcttgaaagagACTGGTTTAAATTATGAGTCTAAACAATTTAAAAACAAGCGGGAGgctatgaaaagagaatgaggacTATGGgctaaactaaaagaaaaagagatcgaTTTTGGTTGGGATCCTATTAAGAAGACCATACAAGCAAGTGATGATTGGTGGGATGCTAATACTCAGGTATGTTGCATTTTTTAAAACTATTTCAGATCCATTCTCTTGTATTTTAGAAATATCAATTTTAAAATCAACCTTCAGTAATggaaagtatttgttatcatcgttattttaatatccattttctcatgttaaaaaaattatattttttgagttatttatccaaatgctacaactttaaaataagtacttctatagttaaaaatccaaacacaaaagaacttatttataagctactattaataaaagtcctttccttttgataaaataacttaaacaataaatgactctgttaaaagtaatttataaatacgttattttgtatttggatttttaactctaaaagtacttatttttatagaaatatgatgaaaagtagaagtattatgagagaagtcatttttttaacttctctataaactcttaaatagcttcttagaaagttgcaatttgattttgaaaattgcaccagacattaatactattacttttcataagtcaaaagttaaaaaaaattacttctaaAGTTTCCCAAATGGGTcctatattactaatttaacgttttttatttttaatatggagaaGAGTGTAGGGTGATATAACGTTACGGAGAATATGAGTGTTTTTCCTACATGTGGTGTTAGGAGGCTGAAATCGGATCGAAGGATTTAGAACAAGAAACTCGAATGGTCCGATTAGAGGGtatctacaaaaaaaaatattttttaataaaactcGGAAGGtccgttttgattttttttaaaatctaaaaatggAGGGTCCATtttcattttaagaaaaatttgaaaaaaccaAAATTCAAAACGGAGGTCCGTTTTcagtttaagaaaaaaaataaaaactgtaAATGAAAGGTCCGATttgattttaagaaaaaaaattaatcggacggtccgatttgtggtcAACGAATTTCTTAACAAAGAAtttggacggtccgatttctctCTGTCATTGTTCAAAAAAGTCTGTCCCATACCTATGTCTAACACCTGTATATACCAAAATACATCAAATGATATTCTTTCATtaaaattgagataaaatattttcttcaaaaattaataaactttCTTCTTCCATCCTCTtccttctctatttctctctatcattccactctatatataacttataatttatattttatattactaatttgacaaactaaaatatattacaagatattattttattacaattaaaataaaatatacttttaaaaattaacaaactctctctctttcttttttttaatctttctctctcttttttctctcattctctatttctttctatatttgaattctataaaaaattaaattaataaaataatataatttaaataaattcataaaactataaaaatacattaaatttataattaaatataattaaaaaataatcctataatattatttacataaaaaatatgttattattattattatatgtataatcttttagttttaaatttttactgtttgtctttttaatatatatttttgcatCTCTtccattaaatatttattatatataatttggagagaatactaatattgtgattaatagttaattaattagaataaaaatttaattatttaaaaaaattaattttataactatcaatataactattaattaattatatatctcttcctttaaaaattatttttttaaataattgaatctttGGAGAAGAGAAACGctctaattttaaagaaaaagattgaatttcaattacaaaaaaaaaataatatataatatattttgattgtaaaattaatagtataaaataaataataaataataaattaacaattaaGAAATTTGTATTGATCCAATATTTAATGGTTTTCAGTTTTGTGTTACcactcaataatatttttttttcttcacataAAAGGCCCACTATTTTATCCTGCAGTCATTTCTAATGTGTAACGTGATCAAACCCCTTAACAACTTGCATATTACTCTCCACATGccatatatttatgaaaaaatactaCTTATACAATAAAATTCAgtctttattcaatttttaaatttaatcttttattattttaattttttaattaatcatattttttattttaaggaatcacttttatttttaatacttatcACCGTAAAATTTGTAACCACTTACAATATATTGATTTTTTGGAAACCAAACCATAAAATGTGCAACAACTTTTTGtgtactaatttaaaaaaaagcggtgaagttttcaaaattaattaaattcacttcaattatttttttattcaaaatatttaaaattcatgtcaaaaacacatctaaaattaaataaacaacataaacatatttaaaattatatattaacacATCTAAATTATTGTCATTGTAGTTCTAAATAACATAttaaacacacaaaaaaataaactcaaataCACATCGAAAAATATAAGAATGCactctaaatattttatcaacacatccaaaactcatgtaaaaaaacttatatatatatatatatatatatatatatatatatatatatatatatatagaataataagAAAAGCAATGATGTCAGAGAATGTGCAAAGAAAAATTCTATGAATAGAGACTAATCCAAACCTTAGGTACATTTTTGGCGCGCACAAATGGCAATGCTGATGCGGACGAATGGCGACGAGGAGGAGGAAGGCGGCGACGATGATGAGCGTCGAGGAGGAGGAAGGCGGCGACGATGATGAGTGTCGAGGAAGAGAAAGCCGGCGTTGTGGATGAACATCGAGGACAAGAAAGGCAGCGTCGAGGATGAGCGCTGGGGAGGACGGTGGCGCGGACGAACGGTGGCGGAGGATAATAAACCACGAATGTGCGTCTTTGGGTTTATGATGTGTGGTGAATGTGACTGCTCTACTTTCTTCAGAGTTTTGTATGGTA
This genomic window contains:
- the LOC112791583 gene encoding probable methyltransferase PMT11, which encodes MSLDLLRSSLALKIIGSLFIAVTFFYLGMHWSDGYQQLVFFSDPNPNRLVSTSPNFDKQFNVSALINDFQPPPEVALESPQPEVKKFGIVSENGTMSEDFEVGNEWVNETEVASTEDDGGGGGGGGGSSTRFVIKRFGLCPRNMSEYIPCLDNEEAIKKLPSTEKGERFQRYCPEKGRGLNCLVPAPKGYRTPIPWPQSRDEVWFNNVPHNRLVEDKGGQNWISRDKDKFKFPGGGTQFIHGANEYLDHIAKMIPEITFGRHIRVVLDVGCGVASFGAYLLSRNVLTMSVAPKDVHENQIQFALERGVPAMASVFATRRLLYPSQAFDLIHCSRCRINWTRDDGILLAEVDRMLRGGGYFVWAAQPVYKHEEALEEQWEEMLDLTTRLCWNFLKKDGYIAVWQKPSNNSCYLNREEGTKPPLCDPRDDPDNVWYVNLKACISRLPENGYGTNVTEWPARLQTPPDRLQSIKFDAFTSRAELFKAESKYWNEIIGQYVDTLRWKEMRMRNVMDMRAGFGGFAAALISRKFDCWVMNVVPVSSTNTLPVIYDRGLMGVMHDWCEAFDTYPRTYDFLHAANLLSAERKRCNMSSIMLEMDRILRPGGQVYIRDSIAIMDEIQDIAKAMGWQVTLRDTSEGPHASYRVLVCDKHLLHA